A window of Haloarchaeobius salinus genomic DNA:
TGCTGGGCGTCCGTGTCGCCGTCGGCCGGTCGCGCACCGCGTACGAGCAGGTCGAGACGCCCGACCCCGAGGCCTCGCAGGACCTCCCGACGCCCGGCGACGAGTTCGACGAGCTGCTCGCGACCGCCGGTGCGGACCGGCGCGAGATCGAGACGCGCGAGACGGTCCGGAGCCGGCTCGAACGCGCGGCCGTCGCGACCATCGTCCGTACCGAGGGCTGTACCGAGTCGGAGGCCAGCAGACGGCTGGAGACCGGCGAGTGGACCGACGACCCGTACGCACGTGCCTTCTTCACCGGCAGTGTCGAGGGCGCGTCGCTGTTCGACCGCATCGACCTCCGCCGGGAGAACCAGTCGCAGTACCATCGCTGGGCGGTGCACGCGGCCAGCGAGATCACCCGCCGTTCGGAGGCCTACGAGTCATGAGTTCGACGGTTACACAGGAGACGACGGGCGGGTCGACGACCGGCGCGGCCGGGGCCGACAGTGCTCCGACGGCACAGGCTCCGGAACGCTCGGCGGACGGCAGCCAGCGTGTCATCTCGGAGACCGAGGAGGACACGAACCACTGGCTCGGCATCGGTGCACTCACGTTCGTCGCGGGTGGCGCGGGCGTCGTCCTGAAACAGCCCGCACTGCTGCTCGCGGCGGTCGTCGGCGTCGCCTACCTGGCGTACGTGCAGGTGACGACGGTGCCCGCGGCGACGGTCCGTATCCGGCGGGAGCTGTCGGACCCGACGCCCGACCTCGGCGACGACCTGACGCTGACGGTGACCGTCACCAACGAGGGCGACCGCGTCCTGCCCGACCTGCGCGTTGTCGACGGCGTCCCCGAGGAGCTGACCGTCGTGGGCGGCTCGGCACGCCTCGGAACCGCACTCCGTCCCGGCGAGAGCGACTCGTTCAGCTACACGCTCACGGCCAGACGCGGTACGCACGAGTTCCGGACCTGCGACACCATCATCAGGGACTGGTCGGGCAAGCGAGAGCGACACACCCGGTTCCGGACCGGCGGCGAGGTCGTCGTCACCCCGTCGCTGACGTCGACGCTCCCGATGCCGCTGCGGAAGCAGACCTCGCAGTACGCGGGGCGTGTCGAGACCGACCTCGCGGGCGACGGCGTCGAGTTCCACTCCACCCGGGAGTACCGCGCCGGTGACCCGCTCTCTCGTGTCGACTGGCGACGCTACGCACGCACCGGCGACCTCGCGACCCTGCAGTTCCGCGAGGAGCGTGCCGCGACCGTGATGCTGCTGCTCGACCTGCGGCAGGAGGCGTACGTCCGCCGCGACGAGGACGACCTCCACGCGGCCGACCTCGGCATCAACGCTGCAGGGCAGATATTCATCACGCTGCTGGAGACCGGTGACCGCGTCGGCATCACCGCTCTCGCCCCGCAGACGGTCTGGCTCTCGCCCGGCCTCGGCAACGAGCACCGGGTGAAGGTAGAGGAGCTGTTCGCCCACCACCCCGCGCTCTCCGCCGAACGCCCGAAGGGACGCTACTCGGTCCACCTCGGTGTGCGGAACCTCCGGAAGCGCCTCTCGGGCGACGTGCAGGTGATGTTCTTCTCACCGCTCTGTGACGACGACGCGGTGACGGCGGCACAGCTGCTCCACGCGCACGGCCACAAGGTGACGGTGCTGAGTCCGGACCCGACCGGCGAGGAGACGCTCGGGCAGCGCTTCGCTCGGGTCGAGCGTGCCGGTCGCATCTCCAGGCTCCGCGAGGGCGGTATCCGCGTGCTCGACTGGGACCCCGAGGACCCGCTCGCGGAGGCCATCGCCCGCTCCACCGTGCGGTGGTCACGATGACCGAGATCGACCGGCGGCCGACTCGGCTCTCGGCCATCGTCTCCCTCGGCGCGGCGGCGGTCGCGGCGCTCGCGGCCATCCTGACGGCGAGCATCGGCGGCGTGTTCGCCGGAGTCGGCATCGTCGCGCTCGCGCCCGGCCTCGTCGTCGGCTCCCGACGGCTGGTCCACGTCGGCGGCGTCGTCCTCGCCGCCGGGATGGTGCTCGCCGGGGCGACCGGCGGTGGCGGCGCGGCGGAGCTGTTCATGCTCGTCGGCACCGCCGCGACCGTCGTCGCCTGGGACGTCGGACAGAACGCGGTCGGGCTCGGCGAACAGCTCGGCCAGGAGGCGGAGACGACACGGGCCGAACTCGCCCACCTCGGCGCGACGCTCGTCGTCGGTGCGGTCACCGTCGGCGTCGCCTACGGGCTCTACCAGGTCGCCGGCTCGGGACAGCCGCTCCCCGCGCTGGTGATGCTGCTGGTCGCGGCACTGGCGCTGACCACGGCGCTGCGACAGAAGTAGGAGACGCTACTCGACGGTCGGGACCGGGACCGAGTCGAGCACCGTCTGCACGACCTCTCGCTTGTCGACGTTGTTCACCATCGCGTCCGGCGTCAGCACCAGCCGATGTGCGAGCACCGGCTGTGCGACGCGCTTGATGTCGTCGGGCGTGACGTACTCGCGGCCGACCATCGCGGCGTAGGCGCGGGATGCCTCGAACAGCCGCTGTGTCCCACGCGGGGAGACGCCGATGTCGACGCGCCCGTCCTGTCTGGTCTCGCGACAGAGCGCGGCCATGTACGCGAGCAGGTCGTCGTCGACCCGCACGCTCTCGGGCACCTGCCGGAGCTCCGCGACCTCCTCGTCGCTGAGGACGCGGTCGACGCTCGGGCTCTGGTCGACGCGGCCCGCACGACGGCGGAGCAGTTCGATCTCGCCGTCATC
This region includes:
- a CDS encoding DUF58 domain-containing protein, with product MSSTVTQETTGGSTTGAAGADSAPTAQAPERSADGSQRVISETEEDTNHWLGIGALTFVAGGAGVVLKQPALLLAAVVGVAYLAYVQVTTVPAATVRIRRELSDPTPDLGDDLTLTVTVTNEGDRVLPDLRVVDGVPEELTVVGGSARLGTALRPGESDSFSYTLTARRGTHEFRTCDTIIRDWSGKRERHTRFRTGGEVVVTPSLTSTLPMPLRKQTSQYAGRVETDLAGDGVEFHSTREYRAGDPLSRVDWRRYARTGDLATLQFREERAATVMLLLDLRQEAYVRRDEDDLHAADLGINAAGQIFITLLETGDRVGITALAPQTVWLSPGLGNEHRVKVEELFAHHPALSAERPKGRYSVHLGVRNLRKRLSGDVQVMFFSPLCDDDAVTAAQLLHAHGHKVTVLSPDPTGEETLGQRFARVERAGRISRLREGGIRVLDWDPEDPLAEAIARSTVRWSR
- a CDS encoding DUF7269 family protein gives rise to the protein MKLRTLLAVLGVGLALTGFTLVAAPGLASSITLDEAVLVVVGFLGILLGVRVAVGRSRTAYEQVETPDPEASQDLPTPGDEFDELLATAGADRREIETRETVRSRLERAAVATIVRTEGCTESEASRRLETGEWTDDPYARAFFTGSVEGASLFDRIDLRRENQSQYHRWAVHAASEITRRSEAYES
- a CDS encoding DUF7519 family protein → MTEIDRRPTRLSAIVSLGAAAVAALAAILTASIGGVFAGVGIVALAPGLVVGSRRLVHVGGVVLAAGMVLAGATGGGGAAELFMLVGTAATVVAWDVGQNAVGLGEQLGQEAETTRAELAHLGATLVVGAVTVGVAYGLYQVAGSGQPLPALVMLLVAALALTTALRQK